One region of Salvia miltiorrhiza cultivar Shanhuang (shh) chromosome 3, IMPLAD_Smil_shh, whole genome shotgun sequence genomic DNA includes:
- the LOC131017827 gene encoding probable GABA transporter 2: MMAEEMSREGDAGAAFVLQSKGKWWHAGFHLTTAIVGPTILTLPYAFRGLGWALGFLCLTSMGAVTFYSYYLMSLVLDHCEKAGRRHIRFRELAADVLGSGWMFYFVVFIQTAVNTGISIGAILLAGECLQIMYSNLSPHGSLKLYHFIAMVTLVMILLSQFPSFHSLRHINLVSLLLSIGYTFLVVGACINAAASKRAPQRDYSLESSESSRIFSAFTSISIMAAIYGNGILPEIQATLAPPATGKMLKGLIMCYIVIFLTFYSAAVSGYWVFGNKSNSNILKSLMPDEGPSLAPVWVLGLAIVFVLLQLFAIGLVYSQVAYEIMEKKSADVSKGMFSKRNLIPRIILRSLYVMVCGFFAAMLPFFGDINGVVGAVGFIPLDFVLPMLLYNRSYKPTRSSAAYWINNSIMVVFTCVGIMGAFSSVRKLVGDAAEFKLFSSDVVD; encoded by the exons ATGATGGCGGAGGAAATGAGCCGCGAGGGCGACGCCGGAGCGGCGTTCGTGCTGCAATCGAAAGGGAAGTGGTGGCACGCGGGGTTTCATCTCACCACGGCGATCGTGGGGCCCACCATACTGACGCTGCCCTACGCCTTCCGGGGGCTGGGGTGGGCCCTCGGCTTCCTTTGCCTCACCTCCATGGGGGCTGTCACCTTCTACTCCTACTACCTCATGTCCCTCGTGCTCGACCACTGCGAGAAGGCCGGCCGCCGCCACATTCGCTTCCGGGAACTCGCTGCCGACGTCTTAG GTTCAGGATGGATGTTCTATTTTGTGGTATTCATTCAGACAGCAGTTAACACCGGCATCAGTATCGGAGCTATTCTGCTTGCAGGGGAATGCCTCCAG ATCATGTACTCGAACCTCTCTCCCCATGGATCTCTCAAACTATACCACTTCATAGCAATGGTGACACTAGTTATGATACTTCTCTCCCAATTCCCCAGCTTCCATTCCCTCAGGCACATTAACCTCGTCTCGCTGCTTCTCAGCATAGGCTACACTTTTCTTGTTGTTGGAGCTTGCATCAATGCAG CTGCCTCCAAGAGGGCACCACAGAGGGACTACTCTTTAGAGTCTTCAGAGTCGTCAAGAATCTTCAGCGCCTTCACTTCCATATCGATAATGGCTGCCATCTATGGGAATGGCATACTACCAGAAATACAG GCGACATTGGCTCCACCAGCAACCGGAAAGATGCTGAAAGGCCTAATCATGTGTTACATAGTAATCTTCCTAACTTTCTACTCTGCTGCAGTCTCTGGATACTGGGTATTTGGCAACAAATCTAACTCCAACATCCTCAAAAGCCTCATGCCGGACGAGGGGCCTTCTCTGGCACCGGTTTGGGTTCTAGGCCTCGCCATTGTGTTCGTGCTCCTTCAACTCTTTGCCATCGGCTTG GTGTATTCCCAAGTGGCATACGAGATCATGGAGAAGAAATCGGCTGATGTGAGCAAGGGAATGTTCTCTAAGAGAAACTTGATACCGAGGATAATTCTGAGGTCACTATATGTGATGGTGTGTGGATTCTTTGCGGCTATGCTGCCTTTCTTCGGAGACATAAATGGGGTGGTTGGAGCCGTTGGATTCATCCCTCTGGATTTCGTGCTCCCGATGCTCCTATACAACAGGAGTTACAAGCCAACGAGATCATCGGCCGCGTATTGGATCAACAACTCTATCATGGTTGTGTTCACATGTGTGGGGATTATGGGTGCCTTCTCTTCTGTGAGGAAGCTGGTTGGAGATGCTGCAGAGTTCAAGCTTTTTAGCAGTGATGTGGTTGATTGA